A region of the Flintibacter sp. KGMB00164 genome:
AGAATGAGACCCGCGCTGTGCTGGTGTACCTCGGGGATAAAGTCCATCTTGGTGGTGATCCGTGCATGGACGCTGGTAAGCTTACGGGCCAGGATACTCACCTTGTTCAGTGAGGTGCGGGACTCCTGGCCCCGCAGGCGCACCCAACCGGGACGAGCCGTGACATCGGCAAACCGGGAGGGCATGATACGGGGGGCATAGTAAAAATTCCCCAGCTGAGGGCTGTCAAAGTCATCAAACGCAGGCGGCATCTGGAGGGGAACCTCGGGCAAGTGAGACTCGGGAACCTCCATCTTGGCCAGATTGGAGCCGTCTGCCATCCGCAGCCAGCCATCCTCCGTCCACATCATCTTCTGGATGGCCGTCTCACGACCCAGGGTGCAGCTAAGTTCGGGAACAAAGGGGCGCGCGCACAGGTGGACCAGGTAGACCTCGCCGGTGGGCAGTTCCACATAGCTGCCATGTCCGGATTTTTGCAGTACAGAATCGGGATTGAAATACTTTGGCTTGAGGTGATCCGGGTCGCTGCGCTCGTAGGACACACCGGGCACACTGGTCACAATGGGATTTTGGGGATCTCGCTCATAGGGACCCCAGACCTGGGAACTGCGGCCCATGGTGACGCAGTGGTTATAGCCCGTGCCGCCCTCGGCACACATAATGTAGTAATACTCGCCTCGCTTGGTCAGGTGGGGCGCTTCGATGCAGCCGCGATCCGTTCCGCCGCGCCACATCCGTTTGGGGTAGCCCACGATTTCCTTCTTTACCGGGTCGTACTCCACCATGCAGATGGAGCCAGGCTTTTCATAGCCCAGGCGGGTCTCCCACTCCAGAGAGACGATGTATTTCTTGCCGTTGTCATCATGGAAAATGGAGGCGTCAAAGCCAGAGGAGTGCAGATACACCGGCTCGCTCCAGGGGCCGCGGATGTCCTTGGCCGTGATAAGGTAGTTGTCCACATCAAAGTAGCGGGCATTCATGGAGTTCATCACGCCGTAGACCACGTAGAACAGATCCTCTTCCTGGCAGTAGGTGAGGCAGGGCGCCCAGATTCCCTTGGCGCTGGGTAGCTTTTTCAGATCTACCTTCTCGTCATCCGTGAGGACATGGGTGTAAAGCTCCCAGTGCTTTAAGTCCCTGGAGTGATAGATGGGAATGCCGGGGAACCATTCGAAGGTGGATACCGCCAGGTAGTAGTCGTCCCCCTTGCGGCAGATGCAGGGGTCCGGGTTAAAACCGGGAAGAATGGGATTTTTAATCATAGCAGCACGTTCCTCCTATCAGTTACCTTCCATTTTTCTCTTTTCCAGGTCCGCAAGGATGCCGCTGAACTCCTT
Encoded here:
- a CDS encoding glycoside hydrolase family 43 protein, encoding MIKNPILPGFNPDPCICRKGDDYYLAVSTFEWFPGIPIYHSRDLKHWELYTHVLTDDEKVDLKKLPSAKGIWAPCLTYCQEEDLFYVVYGVMNSMNARYFDVDNYLITAKDIRGPWSEPVYLHSSGFDASIFHDDNGKKYIVSLEWETRLGYEKPGSICMVEYDPVKKEIVGYPKRMWRGGTDRGCIEAPHLTKRGEYYYIMCAEGGTGYNHCVTMGRSSQVWGPYERDPQNPIVTSVPGVSYERSDPDHLKPKYFNPDSVLQKSGHGSYVELPTGEVYLVHLCARPFVPELSCTLGRETAIQKMMWTEDGWLRMADGSNLAKMEVPESHLPEVPLQMPPAFDDFDSPQLGNFYYAPRIMPSRFADVTARPGWVRLRGQESRTSLNKVSILARKLTSVHARITTKMDFIPEVHQHSAGLILYYDNMNYINLRKYYSETLGRSALSIIHLENGEKTEFLNTRIPVDDVPIYLRLTIEGRKAQFFWSYDNQEYHAIGRCFATAHFSDEYCKFGEFTGTMVGITCADRVKHSHYADFDFFEYLADEDRPVDD